TTTAAGGGgtacaaaaaaattaccaagggtGCTATTCAGACTGCTTTTATTGCTGACAATCTTAAGGATAACGACGATCTTGTAGTCAAGTTGGCTGTATTGTATTTTGTGCAGTGTTATTTGTTAGGTGGTCCCCCAGGTAAAGTTGTTTCGTCTGAAGAAATAGATGTTGTCGATAGTGGTCGATATAATGAATTTGGTTGGGGCAAGCATTGTTTTGATATTACTATGCATTCTTTGAAGGGTAAGATAGATTCTGGTTATAAGAGGGTAGTTCGTAGTGACGAGGATGGTGGGTATTACAGGTTATTGGGTTTTCCTTTGGCTATTCAATTCTGGTTTTTCGAGTGTTGCCCGTATGTTATTGGGAAACTGTCGTTGTACTCAAATGTTGGCATTCCAAGGATTTTGAATTGGCCTAAATTACCCAAGGACAAGGAGGGTATGGTGAAAATGGATGTCATGAACACCCTCATTTTCGATCGGTCTTTGAAAGAGGTAATCCTATTGTTTTTTTACACTatttccactgttgttttaatgttgtttttgtgtacattatttatactttatgttttgattgttgttgttattttataatttcagttTCATGTGCATATtgttttttgttggtttttcttgtttcagttaaaattaagaaacatcACTCCAACTTCCGTTGACTGATTTTTTCTCTGGTGAGACTACTCCCGAGGctgtaaaattcaaaattaaaggtGGTTCCAAGCCTGCTGGTCAACCTGGCTTGATGGGTGCTTCTTCATCATCTGCTCATGAGAATGTCTCCCGAGTTGAGTTTGAGGAATTTAAAAAGTGTTTATCTGTTGTTGTCAACCAGTAAGGGATACTTATGAAATCTGTTGCTGAGATGAACAAGAAGCTGGACATTCTTATTGAggtgttttttttaattgtcattactttttctgttatttttttagtagtgtttttatgttgttttatgcggtaaattaattttttaattttttttgttctcaGTCATCCCAAGGTGGTCTTACTCACAATGGATCTCAGTCTGAAGATGCTCTTCGTACTTCAGAAAATGAGGATGATGAAGATTACACTTCGGAGGAAGACGAGAATGATAAATTCGACGATGACAAAGGAGATGATCATCATGACGATGaaactgatgatgatgatgatgatctggGTGGAGATGGTGTTGGTGCTGGTCAGGATGAGGCTCACACGGGCGATGTTCGTAACGATGAGGGTGTTGTTGTCCCCGAGGTTGTTTCGAGGGATGATGATACCGGCAAGGTGGATGATGCCAAGAATTCTGACCCTGTGGAACCTCTTGCAGAGATCAAACAGGTGTATTTCTTGTTTGGGCATCATTTTTTTTGTGCTTTTTTGTGTGGATTTCTGtgttttgtgtttgttttaataattttttactgttttttttgttGTCAGCCTGAACAGTCTCAAGGTGGGGAGGAGAACATTGATGTTGATGCAACAATTGCATCTGCTGTTAAAGCTGTGGAGAATTTGGTTTGtgtttctgtttttgttttttgtaatttgtatttatatggtattctattgttgtttttatggtGTTTTGATTGtactatttgaaatttaaaaaaaatcttttttttcctttttcttttttagattgGTTCCTCAACTCATGTCCCTGCTTCTGTTGAGACTTCTGAGAAGTCTGATCTTGAAATGGTTGTTTTTCAAGAGACTCCTATTTTACGTCCTCAAAAGAGGGATCGGAAGAAAGGAGCTGTTTTGAAATCCCCATTCATTGAGCTTGCTTCTGGTGCATCTAAATCAGGTTCATCCTCAGTTTCTCCTGATGATTCTGTGTATAAGGTCGTTAAATATGTGCGTGGTTTGTGCCCGTTGGACAACAAGATTGGTGAACCTGTCGATCCGCAATTGGAAGCTGAGTTTGTCAAGTGGGTTGATACAGGTCTTAGAAAGCATAAATCTAAGTAAGTATTTTTGTAGGTGTTCACAGTTATATATCTCTTATCGTtttccatttattttttatttttttatttgtgttttgatatttttttatttgttttttttagcaCAACAACTAATGTCTATTGTAAGGGTAAGGACACAATATTTCCGCCATTTCGTTTTGGTGTTGAGGATATCAGCAACAAGACGTGGTTTCACAACCTTGCCTACCCTAATTGTTTCCTTACTAATTctgtaagtttttattttattattattattattttacatattgttttttttatttattttttttaatgtttttaagtgttgttctgttagttttttataagttttaatgtttttttacttacttttttttttctttttgttcagCACATTGACATCATTTTCTATTATCTTCGTAAGAAAATAATGTACTCAGCCGAGCCGAAAATCAAAGTCACCACAACTGATTGCCTCTTTTGTTCTAGCATAACAACTTTGTATGAGAAGTTTGTTGAGAAAAACAACGATATATCGGTGTTGTCTCTTTCTCACAATGTGGCCCAGTACATTCAAGGTGGTAAGATATTATGTGCCACTCCTTGGCATTTGGTTGATCATGTTGTTATGCCTATCAATGTAAAATTACAGGATCATTGGATTTGTGGTCGTCTTAAcatagctgagcggcggatatATCTGTACAATTCATTGCGTTCTGGGAGGTAAATGACAGCTGCCAAAGAGGCTTGCAAGCCTTTCTCTGTTATTTTACCATATTACTTCTCTATGTTAGACTTCAAAGGCCTTCGCAACGAAGCTAAGTTTAGCACTATGGAACCGTTCCCTATTGTTGCTGTTGATGGTTTACCCGAGCAGGTCACAGCGTAAGTTTTATGTTTAGTGTTCAATGTTTTTCACtggttgtttgtatttttatttttttgttatgtgaCTTTGTTTTTTATCAGTGTTCTCATAGTGTCtgtttttgtgttttcttgttgtttttttttccagTGATTGTGGTGTTTTTGTAGCATCATTTGCTGAGTATTTCATTGATGGCAAACCCATCCCATCCTCTGATTTTGATGTGGAAATTCACCGCGATCGTTTGGCTGTGTTATTTTATCAATATGGCATGAAGAAGCAAACTGAGAACATTGAAAGTGAATCCGAGGCCCCTCCCAGTCTTCCCAAGAAGTGATTTGTTTTTTCAATCAGACTGTCATTGTTcttatagttttttaatgttgtttttatgttttttatgttgtttttcgtAAACAAACATTGGTGTTCTGTTATGTTTCCTTACGTTTTGTGTGGACAATatgtaatcttttatttttgtatgttttttcttattattcttaTGTACAAAAAAGTTGGTATGTTAAAGTTGTTAGTTTTTTCATTTCACATcccttctttttttgtttttttttttcttatagtttCTCTGTTTTTTTGAATACAAATATTCATTTCAGTATTAAAAACACAAACTGTTTCAATAACaaacttcatatatatatattcaatttagtATCCAACATCTTTTAATATCCAATCTAAAGTATCAACAATTCCCAATGTAATCaatgtttttcaaataaaaactgTATTCCCTTTGTATTTCAGAAATTTAAATTCTTCAATATCTCATTCTCAAAACGGATGTgtagttttcttttgtttttccactgttgttctgttgttgtttttattcccTTCTACGTCTTCTGCTgcatgttcttttgttatgccCCAGTTCACCACATTTGCTGCACTTGTTCTGTTGATCCTTTTCCCATCCAGCCTTCCTTCTTAATGTTTTTGGTCTTCCTGATTTTACTCTTTCATGTGGAGGCAAGACTATAATATTCTTCACTTCTTCCGGTACCTCCCACTCACTTTGGTGTCCTATTGGGTACACTGTCCCTGAATAAGTTGCcagccaatttttttttgtgtagtaaTCTGAACAGTAGGTGTACGGGTCCATGTTCATCTCCCTCATCACGGCCACAGCGTGCCCGCATGGCATTTCATCTATTTGGAACCTGTTGCACGTGCATGTTCTTTTTTCTAGGTCTACTTCCCACGATTCTTTCATTCTTGTTACCTCAAACAAGTAATCTGTTGTTGCTTTAAcctgttttaaattttattaaaaaaaaaaaaacaaacatagcTGTAATTCCTACAACAACAatacaaaactattaaaacaacaCTACAACAACACCTTTTACttactgtttgttttttttttttaaaaaaaaaaatgcataaataatattttacctCCAGATTCAATGAGTATGTGTAATTTTTCAACAGTATGTCTTCTCCAGTTGGTGATAGCTTAGTGAAGGTGTTGTGTGCTTTTGTCCTATTAGTATGGGTCCATTGTTGCACCAATGCTCTCAAGCATTCTAGCAGCGTTGTAATTGGTAGCTCCCTTGCTGCCAAATTTGCGACGTCAAAGGATTCCGATATGTTTGAGGTCATTGTGGAATACCTCTTGTTTTGGCTATGAATTCTTGACCACTTTTCATAACCGATTTTTTTTAGGTAAGGTCTTATGCGTTTGTCCAATCCATCCAATTCAGCCATGTGGAACTCGAATTGCTTTTCTGTGTAGGCTTGGACTGCTCCAAAGAATGGCAGATTGTATTTGGCAGCATGTTGTTTGAAGCTTGTTTTAAGGTTGCTCAAAATGTGTTAACCGCAGTAACTGTGTGTAATTTCTGGATAGATTTCTCTCGCTGATTTGATGAGGCTTTCATTTCTGTCTGAAATTAGGCATTGGTGTTCCCGTACCCCATAcgcttctttaaattttttgaagaacCATTTCCAAGATTGGTCATTCTCAGAATCTGCAACACAAAACGCTAGTGGAAAAATATGACTCGTCGCATCTTGTGTGCATGCGCACAACAAAGTTCCCCCATAAGCTGCTTTGAGGAACGTTCCGTCCACAACAACTATCGGTCTGCATGCTCCCCACCCTTTTATGGATGCATCCAACGCCATGAAAACAAAGAGCAAGCTGTTGTCTTCTGCCGTTTTCAGATCGACAAATGATCCAGGGTTTGTTTTTTCCACCATGTGTAAGAAACTCGGTATTAGGCTGTACGAGTCACTAGCATTACCTCTCCAGTCGTTTACTGCATGTTCCTTACTTCTCCAAGCTTTCATATAGTTCATTTTGATGCCATATCTGTATTTCAACTCCCCTTTTATGTCCATCGCTGTTGCCTTGGTCTTTATGTTCAAGAACTTCGGTTTTATGCATTCCCCTATCAGTTTCGATGTTGCTTGCCTTTGGTCTTCATGCCTAATATTTATGGGGCATGTGTGCATATTTGAGAACCTattgaaacaaaaaaacaacaaaaacaacattaaaaaactattaaaacaaaccTGTTGCAGATACCAAACATGTGTATTTCAGTACAAATTGTGGAAACAGGGCATTTGTTAAGGctgacaacaaaaacaacattaaaaaactattaaaaaccaACCTCCTGATTATGAATGTGTTTGTTGGGCCATTTCTCGATGCTCTTAGTGACCAATTGCAGCTTTCGTAAACACATTTCAGACTGTACTCTTGAGAGCAGGACTTCCACACTTTGTACTGAAAGTTGTTTTTGATTACGTAGTAGCTGAGGACATTTTTTAgagtttctttgtctttgtatgccTGTCCTTTTTCCACTTCGGGGTGTTGCTTGTCTGTTATTAACTTTGCATTGTTGATGTCGATTTTTGGATCCAgttttttactggtgttttcaaGTTGTTCTACCATTTCTTCAGCAACCAAATTTGCAAAGTCAATTATGTCGAATTTGTCCTCCTCATCTTCTATTGTTTCTGACTTTTCCCCTTCTTCTATTTGCTGTCCCGTTGTGTATGATTCTGTTgttgttatgttgttttcaagcgttgttgtgttgttttcgaTCATTGCCACATTATATTCATACGGTGTTGTTGTGGATATCGAATTTGGTGTTGCAGCAGGTGTTGTGTTGTTGTTTTGCTGGTTGACACATAGTGGATATGTAGTGAAATCTGCTTCCTTCATTTTCAATTCCAAGTAAAAGTAGAGGCTTCGATCGTTGCATATTTTGATCGGTGGTATTCCTTCTTTAGCTTGGTACTGTATTTGTAGTGTTGTGCTGGTGTTTTCGCAACCCAATGAAGTAAGCAGTATTTGCAGTAGCTCTTCGTACTTGCATTTTGTTGGTATGAATTCTCCACTAGCCACATAGTTCACATAATTGTGATCTTCATTCCATCGTCCATTGCTCTTGATGAGTACTGGTAGACGTTCCATTACCTGTCATTCCAGGGTCTTATTTAACGTTAAAACAATagtacaacaacaataaaacaataacaaaacaacaaaaaaaaaaaaaaaaacaacaacgataaaacaacacaaaaacaaccaaaCAGAAATAcccattatattttttgttagtttttattattatatttgtctgATACATATATGTAGGAATGTTTTTGTATTACTAACCGCAAAACAACATTAGAACAACCCTAATTTTGTGTTTGAATTATTGTACTAatttatcaaattttttttcgaaatcatTTTGTGTTACAAACGTCAAATTAACAATAGAACAACcctcatttatctttttgcatcataaattaaagaatatcacatttgtgttttcgttttttttttaaaacttcagATCtaaatcttgtttttttttattttttattttttttttggtttcttaagaattaaattattttttgggttttgttgTGTTTACCTCTGTTATTTTGAGGGGACAGTTTTCTGTACGTCTTGTTCTTCAATTCTGATTCCTTTACAAAAAATTCTTCGCCGGatttaatggttttttcttggtgatttccgTCTCCGGCGACTCCCCACACACGAAGCAGGTTGTTTCCCGTGTGTTTTACTGTTCACAGTATAAATGAAATGttgttgggcttgggcagtacaaaagtaatgaaattgggctggggcagtaaaaatgttgtttttgccgtgtcccagtataattgtaaagttttggtccaaaaacagtatttttgtaaaattccccATATTTAACCATTACCATGATAATTAAATTGTAATGAGAAATTTACGTTTATGGCTTGTTTGGAATGCCGTATTAGAtcatattgtattatattaaattggattatatatatattatatttttatataatactat
This region of Cannabis sativa cultivar Pink pepper isolate KNU-18-1 chromosome 7, ASM2916894v1, whole genome shotgun sequence genomic DNA includes:
- the LOC133039874 gene encoding uncharacterized protein LOC133039874, translated to MTAAKEACKPFSVILPYYFSMLDFKGLRNEAKFSTMEPFPIVAVDGLPEQVTADCGVFVASFAEYFIDGKPIPSSDFDVEIHRDRLAVLFYQYGMKKQTENIESESEAPPSLPKK
- the LOC133039751 gene encoding uncharacterized protein LOC133039751; the encoded protein is MIIRYDDNAAVVIDQEGNPKGTRIFGTIARELRQLNFTYIVSLAPEVMERLPVLIKSNGRWNEDHNYVNYVASGEFIPTKCKYEELLQILLTSLGCENTSTTLQIQYQAKEGIPPIKICNDRSLYFYLELKMKEADFTTYPLCVNQQNNNTTPAATPNSISTTTPYEYNVAMIENNTTTLENNITTTESYTTGQQIEEGEKSETIEDEEDKFDIIDFANLVAEEMVEQLENTSKKLDPKIDINNAKLITDKQHPEVEKGQAYKDKETLKNVLSYYVIKNNFQYKVWKSCSQEYSLKCVYESCNWSLRASRNGPTNTFIIRRFSNMHTCPINIRHEDQRQATSKLIGECIKPKFLNIKTKATAMDIKGELKYRYGIKMNYMKAWRSKEHAVNDWRGNASDSYSLIPSFLHMVEKTNPGSFVDLKTAEDNSLLFVFMALDASIKGWGACRPIVVVDGTFLKAAYGGTLLCACTQDATSHIFPLAFCVADSENDQSWKCFKQHAAKYNLPFFGAVQAYTEKQFEFHMAELDGLDKRIRPYLKKIGYEKWSRIHSQNKRYSTMTSNISESFDVANLAARELPITTLLECLRALVQQWTHTNRTKAHNTFTKLSPTGEDILLKNYTYSLNLEVKATTDYLFEVTRMKESWEVDLEKRTCTCNRFQIDEMPCGHAVAVMREMNMDPYTYCSDYYTKKNWLATYSGTVYPIGHQSEWEVPEEVKNIIVLPPHERVKSGRPKTLRRKAGWEKDQQNKCSKCGELGHNKRTCSRRRRRE
- the LOC133039750 gene encoding uncharacterized protein LOC133039750, translating into MHSLKGKIDSGYKRVVRSDEDGGYYRLLGFPLAIQFWFFECCPYVIGKLSLYSNVGIPRILNWPKLPKDKEGMVKMDVMNTLIFDRSLKELKLRNITPTSVD